The DNA sequence ACTTCCCGATAGTCAGTATAAGGTACCGCCCGATCTCCAAACGGAACCCAGGCCTTATCCGTAAGCTGACGACGGGGAATTCGCCCCAGCGTCTGATCGTCAATCGCTTCCAGTTCCGCTGCATCCGTCCTGCTGACGAGGTAATCTTTGCGACAGTATTCCAGAGGAGGCAGTCCTTCCACCTGCACGAAGCTATCCCGCGGCTGGGAATCGTCGGTGAAGTAGGCGATACAATAGCGCACCGTGGTTGTGGTAGGCGTGATGATATAGTCATTCACGATTCCCGCGACCCAGATGACGATCACCAGCGTCAGAATCGGCGGCAGGCTGATCGCCAGGCCCCGCAGAAAGAAGTGATGGGTTCTCCCGATCTTTTTCTTCTCCTTTTTTTCAGGCGAATTCTTACCAGGGGGTGGCGGTGTGGTACTCGCATCCATCGAGATAACTTACCTTATCTGTTGTATCCACTGAAACAGCAGCCATTTCCGTGGAGTATCGATCTTAAATCTTCTATTGGCCCAGGGCCCTGGCAATGACTGCCACGTTGATCTCGCGGGCTCCTGCCTCCAGCAGCGCCTGCGTCGCAGCGTTGGCGGTTGAGCCCGTAGTCAGGACATCATCCACCAGTAAAATGCTCTGCCCCTGGATTCGCCTCGCTCGACGCACTCGAAACGCATCCCGTAAATTTCGTCTTCGTTCTGAAGAATTCAATCCGAGCTGCGCAGGGGTCCGTTTTCGTTTCGCGAGTATATTCACGTCGAAAGGGGCTTGCAAGCGGCCCGACAAAGCCTCACCAATCAGAGTCGACGGATTATGAGACCGGTAGAGCCGGGATGTCCAGTGCAGCGGGATCGGAATGATCAGATCAAAGTTCATGTTCTCCAGTGTTTCCTGATGGCGGTAGTATAGTAGATTTCCCAGGCTCACTCCCAGAGGGGCTCCCGGGTTCTGCTTCAGTTTTAAGATTAATTCGCTCAATGGTCCCTGATATTGACCCAGGGCTATCGCTCGCGTGAATAAAAAACGATCTTTCCTGCAGTGAATGCAGCCTGAAGACGTCTCTACATGCGGACCCACCGGTGCACCGCACCGTCCACACGTGTGAGCCATCAGGGGGGCGATCTGGTCGATCCGGGGCCCGCAGTTCGTTCCATCGCACAGCTGGTCTTCACCGCACAGTACACACCGAGGCGGATAAACAAAATTCCTCCCCGCCTGCAGCCAGCCGCGGGAAAGTGTCTCAATCAGGGGAATCCCCGAATATTTCATGATTTCACCAAAGTCACTACTGGGATCTCAGCTGATTTTCGATATCCTCACATCTTAAAGCAGCAGTCCCGGAAAATACAGATCCAATGTACAGATGGGACAATTTCACATGCACGGCACGTTGGTCAGGGAAAGTCATTGGAAGACAGCAGCACAGCAACAGTCATTGTCGGAGGCGGTCTCGCCGGCCTGGCCTGCGCTGCGGCTCTCGCGGAGCGGAATCAGCCTGTCACCCTGCTCGAGTCCCGACCCCGACTCGGGGGGCGCGCGAGCTCCTTTGAAGACCAGCAGTCCCAGTCCCTGATCGACAACTGTCAGCACGTCAGCATGGGTTGCTGTCACGAATTCAATCGCTTCTGCGAGACCGTCGGCATCGCCGATTCCTTTGAGCGAGCCGAGCAGCTCTACTTCATCGGTCCCCATCAGAGCGGTCCCGTCAACGCCGACACCCGCTTTCAGGTGAACCGCTTTGCCTCCAGTCCGGCGCTCCCCACACCCCTGCATCTGTTTCCCGCCTTCGCGCGACTCTCCTATCTCAACTTCCGCGAGAAACGCGAACTGGCCCAGGGACTCAAACAGCTCGCACGCACCCGCGTCAATCTGCAAGACGAACCGACCATGGCCGACTGGCTCCAGGCACACGGGCAGTCGCAAACCGTCATCGATCGCTTCTGGAACGTAGTTCTTGTCAGCGCACTCAGCGAAAGCCTGGAACGCATCAGCCTCTCGCATGCCCGCAAGGTTTTTGTGGATGGCTTTCTCCGCGCCCGCGACAGCTGGCAGGTTCTGATTCCCACCACACCCCTCGAACAGTTGTACGGCACCACAATCAGTGACTGGCTGACCACACGTGGTACCGAGATCCGTCTCAAGACCGGCGTCAAACAAATCCACATCACCGACGGCAAAGTAACCGGCGTCGAACTTCGGGATGGCACTCACATCGATGCAGACCGCGTCGTGCTCGCCGTTCCCCACCAGCGCGTGCTCGATCTGCTGCCTGCCGAGTTCCCCGGTCGCACAGAACTGTCGCGCATCGCAGAGCTTGAAGCGGCTCCTATCACCAGCGTGCATCTCTGGTTTGATCGCGAAATCACGCCGCTCCCGCACGCGGTCTTCGTGGATTGTCTTTCTCAATGGATGTTCAACCGTACGCAGTTGATGCAGCAGGAGCACGACGGACGCTGGTATTACCAGATCGTCATCTCGGCCAGTCATCAACTCACCGCAGCCGGACGCCAGGGACGTTCGCAGGAGGAGATCATCCAGGAGGTCATCGCGGAACTCACCCGGATCTGGCCTGTCACCGGAGAGGCCCAACTGCTGCATAGTCGCATGCTCACTGAACATCATGCAGTCTTCTCCGTTCAGCCCGGTGTGGAACAGCTCCGCCCCGCGCAACGGACGCAGGTCGCAGGTCTGTATCTCGCCGGAGACTGGACTTCCACCGGCTGGCCCGCCACGATGGAAGGGGCCGTCCGCAGTGGATTACTCGCGGCCGAGGAACTGCTCCACGATCTGGGGAAACCCGATTCATTGTTACTGCCTCCTGAAAATACGGCTTTTCTATCCAAAATGCTCTTCAGACTGTAAACTTTCACGCATGTTTCACCAGCTGACCTCAACCCTGGATCCGAAGCGCTCGCAGAAGCAGTCGCTTGCGCACTTCTTCCGCATCATGGTTCTGTTGATCGGCTTTACGATTTTCGGAACGGTCGGCATTCGGGTGATCGAAGGTGCTTCCTGGCTCGACAGCCTGTTCATGATCGTGATTACCGCGACCACTGTCGGATATGAAGACCCGGTGTCGCTGTCTGATAACGGCAAAATCTTTATCATTTTCTACCTCATGTTTGGTCTGGGGATTTTCACCTACAGTGTCTCCCAGCTCGGTCAGTGGATTGTGCGCCAGCAAATGAGTTCGGTTCTGGAGAAACGACGCATGCAGAAAACAATTTCCAATCTGGAAGGTCACTACATCGTGTGTGGACTCGGTCGGATGGGACACTCCATCTGTGAGTATCTGCACGAACGCGAAAAACAGTTCGTGGTCATCGACAGTAACGAAGAACGCCTGGAGCAGACCTGCACTCCCCGCAACTGGTTTTACATCCAGGGAGACGCCACCGATGACCAGGTCCTCAAAAGTGCCGGCATCGAACGGGCGGCTTCCCTCGCAGCAGCCCTCCCCGGGGACGCTGACAACGTCTACGTGGTCCTCACCGCACGGATGCTGAATCCCGGCTTTCAGATCATCGCCCGCGCCAGCGACGACAAGGCCGGAGAGAAGATCAAACATGCCGGCGCGAATCGCGTGGTCAGTCCCTTCCGCAGCGGCGCCGTCAAAATCGCCCGCTTCATGATTCACCCCGCGGTCGAAGATTTTGTTGAGGTCGCCAGCAAACATGTGGGTGGGTTCGAAGTCGCCGACCTGCAGATCACCGACGCCAGCCCCTACTGCGGCAAGAAACTGAGTGAAACCGATCTGAGCACCAAAGGCATAATGGTGGTCGGCATCTGTCGTCCCGGTCATCAGCCCCAGATGCCCCCGTCCAGTTCGTCGATTCTCAACGCGGGCGACAGTATCTTCGCCCTGGGTTCCTCGGATGCGATTACGCAGCTGATGGAAGAATTCAATCCGTCCACCGAGACATCCGCCTGAAAAGCGTCCGCGGTTTCTCTTCGTCGGTCCCTGCGGCCCAACCTGAACATGGCTCACCGCTGTCTCAGAGGAAGTGCATAAACTCCCCTTGATCGCCTCCCGCCGATGCGTATGCTGTTCTAACTTTGGCTCGCGCGCGAGACAGGTAATCTGCACTAAAACATTCGGCACCAGTGACGCAACAACAGCTGAATCCCCGTTGCTTTTCACCGGTTGTCTACTGGAACAGATCGCACTACTTCGCAAAGTCAGTCCTTCAATGTTCAGGGCAAACCAGGACACAAACCGGTCACAGCAGGACAAAATTCCGGACAGACCAGGACAAAATCCGGGCACAAGCGGACAAAATTCTGTCCCGCCCCGATTCAGAAAACACATCAACCTGGAACAGAGATTTTACTGAAGAAACGGACTAATGTGTTCGCTCGCCTGACGACATCCCCGACAGCTCAACCTCTGATCGAAATACATATGACACTCTCCCCTGAGCGGAATGGCGCTAGCCACCGGTAACACGGATAGACGCTGACCTCAGAACCAGTGCCGAGCCCTATCACGCTCACTACTGATCCGTGGCCTAGGGTATCCTGTCGCTCTGGTTCTCGGGACTCCAACAACAGAAAATCCAAATTCGCCGCAGTGCGTTAGCCCCGGTTGAAACGACTTTGGTCTGGAGCATTCGAATTAAGAATCACGAACTGCCCACCAGCAGATTATAAGAAACCGCACCCACCACCCGCAGATAAACAGTACGCAGCACTGAAAAGCCGGAACCGAAGCAAGGAGAACACTGCCGCTCACTCAACAGTGAAAACAACCCCACCAGACCTGAGCGGAATGGCGCTAGCCACCGGTAACACGGGTAGATGCTGACCTCAGAACCAGTGACGAGTCCTATTACGCTCACAGATCCGTGGCCGAGGGTATGCTGTTACTCTTGTTTTCAGGACTTCAACAGCAGAAAAGAAAATTAGCCGCAGGGCGTTAGCCCCGGTTGAAACGTCTTTGGTATATATCATCCGAATTAAGAAACGCTACCTAGCGCCTGGCCGCTCACAGAATCGGGTAAGCCCGAATGCAATTCGGGCCGAGCGTAGCGAGCAGGAAACTGCCAGGCAGAGAGCACGAACGAAAGGGAATCGTGGTTGCCGGACATTTCATCTCATCGGACAGCGTTTCCTGAATGATTCGCCTACCCTGTCAGTTTCCTGTTGCCTGCGGCAATACCGGATTGCATCCGGTACCACCCATGGAAATAGAACCGGACACAAAAACCTTTTTCGTGCTTTTCGTATCTTTCATGGTAGCAAAAAAACAGGATCAATCCCGCACCAGCGACCACTGCTGATCCAGAATCTTCGGCGACACCTTCAGCGCCGTTCCCAGTTTCTGGGCGAACAGCGACACGCGGAATTCTTCCAGCAGCCAGCGGAACTTGATCAGTTGCGGATCAATAATCTCCCGCTCATGATGCTGCCGGGCCCGCTGGGCGTACATTTCAATGTACCGCGAAATACTGCGAATATTAGCGATGTCCCGCTGCAGTCCGCTCCCGCCGAGTTTACTCAACCGCATTTCCATCCCCTGCAGGTAACGGGGAACCTGTTGCAGCCAGGGGTAGGGCGTATTCACCAGGAAGCGGGCGTTGATCAGGGCATTCAACTGCGCCCGCATGTCGGCCAGCGGTTCATTCCAGGCGGGAACCTTGGTCTTATCCAGCGTGATCTTGATTTTGTGATACTGCTCAAACAGCGTCGGCAACAGTGCCGCCAGATCCTGTGCGGCGACCGGAATCTGGTTCCGCCATTCCTTGATCAACTGACGATACTCGGCCTCGGTCCGTGGCTGGCGTTCTTTCTGTCCGCACAGCACCCGCTCCGCCAGCAGTTCGACCAGTTGTTCCCGCAGATTGATCCCGCCGATCCCCGCGGCATACAGTGAGATCCGTTCCAGGCCCGGGATATTTTCCACCTGTGATTTCAATCGCCGATGTTCGGCCAGCACAAACAGCCGCCGCAATCCGAACCGCGTCTCATAGGCGGCCCGCTCGGGCGCATCCCGCAGGCAGAGCATCACCGACTTCCCTTCATCGACCAGGCTCGGAAACCCGGTGAGTGACAGATTATCATGATCGATCTGCACCTCGGCTGGAAAATCTCCGAACGTCCAGTCAGTCAACCCGCTCTGGCTCCAGTGATCATCCGAGAGTGCCGAGAAGCTGCTGGCCGCTTTCGAACCATATTCCTGTCGCAGCTGCGTCAGGTTCCGGTTGACGGCGATCGCATCGCCCCCCTGGTCCAGCACACGGATATTCATCTGCAGATGCTGAGGCAGCCGCTCCGTTTCAAACATCTCCTTCGTGATCCGCTCTCCCGAAATCTGGGACAGCAGTGTCGCGACTTTCTCTTCAAACGAACCCTTGCCGAACTCCAGCTGCTTCACGACCTGCTTCGCCGTTTCCGGTGCCGGCACCAGCATCCGCCGGACCGACTTGGGCAGCGCCTTGATCATCGCCGCCACCTTTTCTTCCAGCAGCCCCGGCACCAGCCAGCCCAGTCGCTGGGGTGACAACTGATTGAGACTCTCCTGCGGAATTGAAATGGTCACGCCGTCTTCCGCGGCTCCCGGCTCGAGGTGATACTCCAGCGGAAACTGCATCTTCCCCATCTTGAGTGCGTTCGGGAATTCGGTCTCGTCGACCTCCTCCGCCTGTGCGTCGAAGA is a window from the Gimesia benthica genome containing:
- a CDS encoding ComF family protein, whose translation is MKYSGIPLIETLSRGWLQAGRNFVYPPRCVLCGEDQLCDGTNCGPRIDQIAPLMAHTCGRCGAPVGPHVETSSGCIHCRKDRFLFTRAIALGQYQGPLSELILKLKQNPGAPLGVSLGNLLYYRHQETLENMNFDLIIPIPLHWTSRLYRSHNPSTLIGEALSGRLQAPFDVNILAKRKRTPAQLGLNSSERRRNLRDAFRVRRARRIQGQSILLVDDVLTTGSTANAATQALLEAGAREINVAVIARALGQ
- a CDS encoding potassium channel family protein, producing the protein MFHQLTSTLDPKRSQKQSLAHFFRIMVLLIGFTIFGTVGIRVIEGASWLDSLFMIVITATTVGYEDPVSLSDNGKIFIIFYLMFGLGIFTYSVSQLGQWIVRQQMSSVLEKRRMQKTISNLEGHYIVCGLGRMGHSICEYLHEREKQFVVIDSNEERLEQTCTPRNWFYIQGDATDDQVLKSAGIERAASLAAALPGDADNVYVVLTARMLNPGFQIIARASDDKAGEKIKHAGANRVVSPFRSGAVKIARFMIHPAVEDFVEVASKHVGGFEVADLQITDASPYCGKKLSETDLSTKGIMVVGICRPGHQPQMPPSSSSILNAGDSIFALGSSDAITQLMEEFNPSTETSA
- the hpnE gene encoding hydroxysqualene dehydroxylase HpnE; the encoded protein is MEDSSTATVIVGGGLAGLACAAALAERNQPVTLLESRPRLGGRASSFEDQQSQSLIDNCQHVSMGCCHEFNRFCETVGIADSFERAEQLYFIGPHQSGPVNADTRFQVNRFASSPALPTPLHLFPAFARLSYLNFREKRELAQGLKQLARTRVNLQDEPTMADWLQAHGQSQTVIDRFWNVVLVSALSESLERISLSHARKVFVDGFLRARDSWQVLIPTTPLEQLYGTTISDWLTTRGTEIRLKTGVKQIHITDGKVTGVELRDGTHIDADRVVLAVPHQRVLDLLPAEFPGRTELSRIAELEAAPITSVHLWFDREITPLPHAVFVDCLSQWMFNRTQLMQQEHDGRWYYQIVISASHQLTAAGRQGRSQEEIIQEVIAELTRIWPVTGEAQLLHSRMLTEHHAVFSVQPGVEQLRPAQRTQVAGLYLAGDWTSTGWPATMEGAVRSGLLAAEELLHDLGKPDSLLLPPENTAFLSKMLFRL